TACGGTCCCGCATCTGGGCTAACGGGCGACCCTCGTTTAATACCTTCGTTTCGGAGGCAGCGAAAATCGCCCGACAGCGACGCGGTAGCGTCTCACACGCGACGGACGACGCGCTTCGCGCTCCACCGTTACGCCTCAGTCGTCGCTCTCGCGCGGGACCACGAGTTCGTCGTCGTCGCGAACGGCCATGCTCGTCACCGCGTCGCCTTCGTAGACGGCTAACCCTTCGTATCGCCCGATAACGTAGCCGTCGTGCGCTGATTCGACGGTGTCCACCCGGTCACCGTGCGGCGTCACGATGTCGGCGACGACGTCGCCCGCCGAGACGACGTCCCCGGCGTCGACGCGGTGGCGGACTACTCCGGCCGTCTCCGTCCGCGGGTGGACGGCGCGCCGGACCGGATACTCGACCGGGGCGGGCGGGACGCCGATTCCCAGTTCGTCGACGCCGTCGGGGAACTCCTCTACCATCCCGAGTTCGCGGAGGACGCCGTAGACGCCCGCGACGCCCGCCGCGCGGACGTCCTCCTCGACGACGCTGTGTCCCCCTAACTCCGCGGTGAACGCTGGAACTCCGGCGGCGTTCAGCGCCGCGCCCGCCGTCGAGCGGTGCAACCCCTGGTCGAGATACTCCTCGGCGGGGTATTCGGTGAGAACCGGCAGGCCGAACGCGTCGACCAGTCCGGCGAGTTCGTCGGCCAACGACTCGGCTTCGGCCTTCGTCCGTCTCTCGCCGTACAGCACGCGATCGCGGATGGAGAACGGAACCGACCCGACCTGCGCGGTGTGCAGGTCGACGAGCGCGTCCGCGGAGTCGACGAGCGCGTCGTACAGCAGTTGGTCGATTCG
This genomic stretch from Haloprofundus salilacus harbors:
- a CDS encoding succinylglutamate desuccinylase/aspartoacylase family protein, whose amino-acid sequence is MNVGTAEARPGELTRGWMNATGLPTGGDERLPVVVARGESDGPTLWLTGGVHGDEATGVAVAHDAMREELPRLLSGTVVCVPLVNPAGLRRNARTSYYADDDPNRYFPDPESDSTRPPKTQERIDQLLYDALVDSADALVDLHTAQVGSVPFSIRDRVLYGERRTKAEAESLADELAGLVDAFGLPVLTEYPAEEYLDQGLHRSTAGAALNAAGVPAFTAELGGHSVVEEDVRAAGVAGVYGVLRELGMVEEFPDGVDELGIGVPPAPVEYPVRRAVHPRTETAGVVRHRVDAGDVVSAGDVVADIVTPHGDRVDTVESAHDGYVIGRYEGLAVYEGDAVTSMAVRDDDELVVPRESDD